The window tgtgtgtgtcaggatcaCTTTGACAAAGCCCttgaggaggctggagacaagctggtggtggtggattTCACAGCTACATGGTGTGGGCCATGTCAAACCATCGCCCCCTTCTTCAAGGTAGGGAGCCATGATAatactctccccttcctcttctctaCCTTTTGATGTGCACTCTGTTTTGTTCCACGTGTAACCATTTGTACTTATGCCTCCTCCTCAGAAACTGTCTGAAGAGCACACTACCGTGGTCTTTCTAAAGGTTGACGTGGATGACGCACAGGCGAGGaaccaaaccacacacacacacacacacacacacacacacacacagaggacagtccTGGGTTGTAACCAGCGTGTGCGTGTTTCCCCTCTTCTCAGGACGTAGCCGCCTTCTGTGACATCAAATGCATGCCAACATTCCACTTCTATAAGAACAAGAAGAAGGTGAGTCCAAGTGGACCAACTGAAGGGTGCACATCTGTTC of the Osmerus eperlanus chromosome 14, fOsmEpe2.1, whole genome shotgun sequence genome contains:
- the LOC134034066 gene encoding thioredoxin-like; amino-acid sequence: MIIIIESKDHFDKALEEAGDKLVVVDFTATWCGPCQTIAPFFKKLSEEHTTVVFLKVDVDDAQDVAAFCDIKCMPTFHFYKNKKKVEEFSGSNQTKLEELVNNMK